The region TGCGCTGGCCACGCGGCCCCCGCCGGTACGACCTGGCGATCGTCGTCGAGCTGGCCCGGCTCCGCCCGCGCCGCTACACGCTGCGGCTGGACGGGGTGCCGCACGAGTTGGACGCGGTGCTGGTGGCGGTGGGCAACTGCCCCACGTACGGCGGCGGGATGCGGATCTGCCCGGACGCCGACCCGACCGACGGGCTGCTCGACGTGGTGGTGGCGGGCCGGGTCGACCGGCGAACCTTGATCCGGGTCAAGCCGCGCATCTACCAGGGCACCCACGTCAGCCACCCGCTCGTGCGCAGCTTCCGCGCCCGGACCGTGGAGTTGGCCGCCGAGGGCATCACCACGTACGCCGACGGGGAGCGCTCGTTGGGTTTGCCGGTGACGATCAGCGCCGTCCCGGGGGCCGTGCGGCTGCTGCGTTGACCCGTACCGCACCGATGCTGGCCGTGATGACCAGCGCGATGGCGGCGCATTCCAGCACCGTCAGCTCCTGCCGCAGCACCAGCCAGCCGGCGAGGGTGGCGACGGCCGGGCCGAGGCTCATCAGCACCGCGAACGTGGCAGTGGGCATCCGCCGTAGCGCCAGCAGTTCCAGGGTGTAGGGCAGCCCGGAGGCGAGCACCGCGAGGGCGGCACCGAGCGCCAGCACCGGCGGGTCGAGCAGCACCGCGCCGCCGTCGACGATGCCCAGTGGCAGCGTGACCAGCGCGGCGAGGGTCAGCGACAGGGCCAGCCCGTCCGCGCCCGGGAACCGGCCGCCGACCCGGGCGCTCAGCACGATGTACGCGGCCCACATGGCGCCCGCGCCGAACGCGAAGGCCACCCCGACCGGGTTCAGCCGGTCGAAGCCACCCTGCCCGAGCAGCGCCACCCCGGCCAGTGCGAGCCCCGCCCAGGCCCAACTGGCGAGTCGCCGGGCGCTGAACACCGACAGCGCGAGGGGGCCGAGGACCTCCAGCGTCACCGCCGGGCCCAGCGGGATGCGTTCGATGGCCTGGTAGAAGAGCGAGTTCATGCCGGCCAGCGCGAGCCCGAACGCGCCCACCGCGAGCCAGGCCGACCGGTCGTGTCCGCGCAGTCGGGGTCGGCACACCACGAGCAGCAGCACCGCCGAGATCGTCAGCCGCAGGGTGACCGCGCCGGCCACTCCGGTACGCGGGAAGAGCAAGGCGGCCACGGCGGAGCCGAACTGCACCGACAGCGCCCCGCCGAGCACCAGTCCCACGGCGACGACGCCACCACGCCGGGCTGGTGGTGTGTCGGTCGGCGGTGGCGTGGGCAGCAGGATCTCGGTCACGGGCACGACGGTAGGCGTTCAGTTCCGGCTACCTCCCGGCGGTGTGCACCCGCCGAAACGAGGGCCCTGTCATTCGGCTCGTGGCGAGAGATCGGATCTGTCGCCCTAGGCCTCGCTGGCCGTTCTGGGGGATACGAGAGTCTCGATGGCCGGATATCCTGCCCGAAACGATATTGATCCACAGTTGGGAGCTGGAATGCGCCTCGACCTGGTCACGGTCTCCGCCTCGCCGCGAGAGCCTGCCCGGTACTGATCGGGCACCACCGGACTCCCGCCGGTGGTTTGGTGCTCCTCGCCGCGGAGCGGTCCCACGCCGACCGTTTCCTTCCCTGGCTCGAGGAGCTATTTTGCGTGCCCTTGTATCCGCGCGTTTGGGCGCGGACTTCACCAAATTGTGGACCGCCGCCGCGGTGTCCAACGTCGGCGACGGCGTCACGATGGCCGCCGGCCCGTTACTGGTCGCCTCCGTCACCGACAAGCCGGCCCTCATCGCCGGAGCCGTCTTCGCGCAGCAACTGCCCTGGTTGCTGTTCGCCCTGATCAGTGGCGCTTACGTCGACCGACTCGACAAGCGCTGCATGGTGGTGGTCGTCAACCTGATACGCGCCGCAGCCCTGTCGGGGTTGGCGGCTGCCATCGCGACCGAGACCGTCTCCGTAATCATCATCTACGTCGTGCTCTTTCTCCTGGGTGGCGGAGAAACCCTTGCGGACACCGCCATGGGTGCCCTACTCCCGGCGTTGGTCGACCCCGACGAACTGGCCAGCGCCAACGCCCGGCTCTACGCGAGTTTCACCATCGGCAACCAGTTCGTCGCCAAACCGCTCGGCGCGTGGTTGTTCGTCATCTCAGCCGCCGTACCGTTTGGATTCGACGCGTTCACCTTCGCGATCTCCGCGGCGCTGATGGCGGGTATCCGGAGAGGTCCGATCCCCGCGAAACCCCGGCAGCGGAC is a window of Micromonospora sp. WMMD961 DNA encoding:
- a CDS encoding EamA family transporter produces the protein MPVTEILLPTPPPTDTPPARRGGVVAVGLVLGGALSVQFGSAVAALLFPRTGVAGAVTLRLTISAVLLLVVCRPRLRGHDRSAWLAVGAFGLALAGMNSLFYQAIERIPLGPAVTLEVLGPLALSVFSARRLASWAWAGLALAGVALLGQGGFDRLNPVGVAFAFGAGAMWAAYIVLSARVGGRFPGADGLALSLTLAALVTLPLGIVDGGAVLLDPPVLALGAALAVLASGLPYTLELLALRRMPTATFAVLMSLGPAVATLAGWLVLRQELTVLECAAIALVITASIGAVRVNAAAARPPGRR
- a CDS encoding MFS transporter; the encoded protein is MRALVSARLGADFTKLWTAAAVSNVGDGVTMAAGPLLVASVTDKPALIAGAVFAQQLPWLLFALISGAYVDRLDKRCMVVVVNLIRAAALSGLAAAIATETVSVIIIYVVLFLLGGGETLADTAMGALLPALVDPDELASANARLYASFTIGNQFVAKPLGAWLFVISAAVPFGFDAFTFAISAALMAGIRRGPIPAKPRQRTSLRAEVAAGLQWLWRHRLLRVLALSMGLSNIAFGAAFAVFVLYCRERLGVAGVGYGFLLTAFAVGGLAGTTVAARTTRALGGSAVLRAGLVIEIITHVSLAITTTPWIAAIVLVIFSIHAMVWGIVVTSARQRVVPPPLRGRVGSVFALLDLGGAALGSLLGGLFASVWEITTPFWIAAAVMVTITLLAWRPMREAGAV